A window of Pedobacter lusitanus contains these coding sequences:
- a CDS encoding ABC transporter permease, which yields MFRLNLKIAFRNLWKNKGYTLMNIVGLSIGMTGCILIFLFINYQLSFDQQYKNKDRIYRVVSHAYYAGGEDFDRGVPRPLAGAMRNDFGMLEQVAAIEGSWGMIKVKDAEGNLKIKTQEKTFYVEPEFFKIFDYQWLLGNPAQALTAPGTVALSQKTAERYFGDWHLAIGRTINYENDKDLKVTGVFADVPENNSNVINIAISYASFKHRNQTRWGSVSSSSECYILLKEGVAVTDLEGPKNAFLKKYYVEKTNVRPDHLFQPLKDIHTNERFGNFSGKRISKSELLGLTIIGALLLITACINFINLATAQSVSRSKEVGVRKVMGSGKKQLIVQFLTETMVLTLIALLLACVFTEVALPGMSAMFQEKITFNLAAHPVIFVFLLCLVLFVGFLSGFYPALVMSGFNPALAVKNKVSMGNGGGMIRKVLVVIQFAITIVLVTCTLVILMQMKFMREKPLGFNTSAIALINVPADSLSRQKYQILKTRIMAEPGVLSVSFCSDGPSSDDNTNNAFAFDGTKTADFQANTKVVDDDYLKTFDLKLLAGKNLTKSKSDTAREYIVNETLLKKFGISNPQQAVGKKIQFGGITGPVVGVVKDFNNMNLREAVSPIIMITRNDRFELMAVKMDAQQIPAIMKNIEKIWNGYYAEQVYTFDFMDQRISRYYASEQLMGTLFKIFAMVIISISFIGLFGLISFVAAQRTKEMAIRKVLGASIPELVTMLNTSFIVMIFLANLIAWPVAYVLIQKWLSGYAYRIELSIWPFAVAMFISMSITLITVSFRSYKAARTNPIDALKYE from the coding sequence ATGTTCAGACTTAACCTAAAAATTGCATTCAGAAATCTCTGGAAAAATAAAGGATATACCCTGATGAATATAGTGGGTTTATCAATTGGGATGACCGGCTGTATACTCATATTTTTATTTATCAATTATCAGTTAAGTTTTGATCAGCAGTATAAAAATAAGGATCGGATATACCGGGTGGTCAGCCATGCTTATTATGCTGGAGGAGAAGATTTTGATCGTGGAGTACCAAGGCCATTGGCAGGGGCAATGCGCAATGACTTTGGGATGCTGGAACAGGTGGCTGCAATAGAAGGCAGCTGGGGGATGATTAAGGTGAAAGATGCCGAAGGAAATCTGAAAATTAAAACTCAGGAAAAGACCTTCTATGTTGAACCTGAATTCTTTAAAATATTTGATTATCAGTGGCTGCTGGGCAATCCCGCTCAGGCTTTAACAGCACCGGGTACAGTTGCACTCTCACAAAAAACAGCTGAGCGGTATTTTGGAGACTGGCATCTGGCCATCGGCAGAACTATCAATTATGAAAATGACAAGGATCTTAAAGTTACAGGTGTATTTGCCGATGTTCCGGAGAATAACAGCAATGTGATCAACATTGCAATTTCTTATGCCAGTTTTAAACACAGAAATCAAACGCGCTGGGGTTCTGTTTCTTCCAGTTCAGAGTGTTATATTTTACTGAAAGAAGGAGTAGCTGTAACAGATCTGGAAGGACCTAAAAATGCTTTCCTGAAAAAATATTATGTTGAAAAAACGAATGTCAGACCTGATCATCTTTTTCAGCCGCTTAAAGACATACATACAAATGAACGCTTTGGTAACTTTTCTGGTAAGAGAATCAGCAAAAGTGAACTGCTTGGTCTTACAATAATAGGTGCGTTGTTGCTCATTACTGCGTGCATTAACTTCATTAATCTGGCTACGGCGCAATCGGTAAGCAGATCTAAAGAGGTTGGTGTGCGCAAGGTAATGGGGAGCGGGAAAAAACAGCTGATAGTTCAGTTTTTAACCGAAACTATGGTATTAACGCTGATTGCATTGTTGCTGGCCTGTGTATTCACAGAAGTTGCTTTACCAGGCATGTCAGCCATGTTTCAGGAAAAGATAACCTTTAACCTGGCGGCACATCCTGTTATTTTTGTTTTTCTGCTTTGCCTGGTTTTGTTTGTCGGCTTTTTATCCGGATTCTACCCTGCACTGGTTATGTCAGGATTTAACCCCGCGCTGGCAGTTAAAAACAAAGTCAGCATGGGTAATGGCGGTGGTATGATCCGTAAAGTACTGGTTGTTATTCAGTTTGCCATAACTATAGTACTGGTTACCTGCACACTGGTCATTCTCATGCAGATGAAATTTATGAGAGAAAAACCGCTGGGATTTAACACTTCGGCTATTGCATTGATCAATGTTCCTGCAGATAGTCTGAGCAGACAAAAATATCAGATTCTAAAGACGAGAATTATGGCAGAACCCGGTGTATTATCCGTTAGTTTTTGTAGTGATGGCCCAAGCTCTGATGACAATACCAATAATGCTTTTGCTTTTGATGGAACAAAGACTGCAGATTTTCAGGCCAATACTAAAGTAGTAGATGATGATTATCTGAAGACTTTCGATTTAAAGCTTCTTGCCGGTAAAAATCTGACTAAAAGTAAAAGTGATACTGCGCGGGAGTATATCGTGAATGAAACTTTATTAAAGAAGTTTGGAATAAGTAATCCTCAGCAGGCAGTTGGCAAAAAAATCCAGTTTGGAGGGATCACTGGTCCGGTTGTCGGTGTGGTGAAAGATTTTAATAATATGAATCTCAGAGAAGCAGTTTCGCCAATTATTATGATAACCCGTAATGATCGCTTTGAGCTCATGGCAGTGAAGATGGACGCGCAGCAAATTCCTGCAATCATGAAAAATATAGAAAAAATCTGGAATGGATATTATGCCGAGCAGGTCTATACTTTTGATTTTATGGACCAGAGAATCAGCAGATATTATGCGAGCGAACAGCTGATGGGGACACTTTTTAAGATATTTGCGATGGTGATCATCTCTATTTCCTTTATCGGTTTGTTTGGTCTGATCTCATTTGTAGCTGCACAGAGAACCAAAGAGATGGCTATACGTAAAGTTTTAGGAGCTAGTATTCCGGAGCTGGTAACCATGTTAAATACCTCATTTATCGTGATGATTTTTCTGGCCAATCTGATCGCCTGGCCGGTAGCTTATGTGCTGATTCAAAAGTGGTTGTCGGGATATGCTTACCGGATAGAACTCAGTATCTGGCCATTTGCTGTTGCGATGTTTATTTCCATGTCCATTACCCTGATAACAGTAAGTTTCCGCTCTTATAAAGCAGCGCGAACTAATCCTATAGACGCATTGAAATACGAATAA
- a CDS encoding ABC transporter permease, with the protein MFRLNLKIALRNLWKNKGYTFINIAGLSIGMASCILIFIFISYQLSFDQQFGNKDRVYRVVSYWKYSDGEEFQSGVPRPLAPAMRNDFGMLEEVAAIQGSGGIFKTKDESGKVRLKTSEEAFFVEPQFFKIFNYKWLQGDAEQALKEPNTVALSKEMAVKFFGDWRKAVGQSLEFRNKTTLKVTGVFADMPENTSNPVKIAIAYAGYENSKLKSWGAVSSGSQCFILLKKGVDVKDLEATKKAFVKKYYTEKGPGKTDHFFQPLLEVHQDDRYDNFAHKITSKNEMTGLAIIGVFLLITACINFVNLATAQAVSRSKEIGVRKVMGSRRQQLMAQFLTETLTITVFALLVACALTEAALPSMTALFREKIVFSLVDQPVIFVFMIVLVLFVGFVAGFYPAMVMSGFDPVLAIKNKVSIGNSGGGVLRKVLVVVQFAITIILITGTLVILKQMKYIREKPLGFNPSAIALVDVPSDSLSQLKYNLLKSRILSEPGVIAASFCSDAPSSSANTYSNFAFDGTKDADFQIGHKTVDADYLKTFDLKLIAGKMYSRNDSLNEYIVNETLLKKLNIVHPEDAIGKTIRLGGNTVGARIIGVVKDFNNLSLKDAIAPLMLIKSSKTSTALAVKMESKSIPGVMSKVEAIWNSVYPEHVYGSAFMEDNINKYYESERVMGTLFKVFAAVIIFISFIGLFGLISFVATQRTKEVAIRKVLGASTLELVNMLNSSFMILVLLANLVAWPFAYLFIDRWLSRYAYRIQLSVWPFAIALFISLSIALLTVSFRSFRAARTNPVDALKGE; encoded by the coding sequence ATGTTTAGACTCAATCTCAAAATCGCATTAAGAAATCTCTGGAAAAATAAAGGCTATACCTTTATCAATATTGCCGGATTATCCATAGGGATGGCCAGCTGTATCCTCATTTTTATTTTCATCAGTTATCAGCTCAGTTTTGATCAGCAGTTTGGGAATAAAGACAGGGTTTACAGGGTAGTTTCTTACTGGAAATATAGTGATGGCGAGGAGTTTCAAAGTGGAGTTCCGAGACCTTTGGCGCCAGCTATGCGTAATGATTTCGGGATGCTGGAAGAAGTTGCAGCCATACAGGGCAGTGGTGGAATTTTTAAAACAAAAGATGAATCTGGTAAAGTCAGGCTTAAAACTTCTGAAGAAGCCTTTTTTGTTGAACCTCAGTTTTTTAAAATATTCAATTATAAATGGCTGCAGGGCGATGCTGAGCAAGCCCTGAAAGAACCAAATACTGTAGCACTTTCAAAAGAAATGGCTGTGAAGTTTTTTGGTGACTGGCGTAAAGCAGTAGGACAAAGCCTGGAGTTCAGAAATAAAACTACACTCAAGGTGACCGGAGTATTTGCTGATATGCCGGAAAATACCAGTAATCCGGTGAAAATTGCCATTGCCTATGCAGGATATGAAAACTCAAAACTAAAGAGCTGGGGAGCAGTTTCTTCCGGTTCCCAGTGTTTTATCCTGCTTAAAAAAGGAGTGGATGTAAAAGATCTGGAAGCAACAAAAAAGGCTTTTGTGAAGAAGTATTATACGGAAAAAGGGCCAGGTAAAACAGATCATTTCTTTCAGCCTCTGCTTGAAGTTCATCAGGATGACAGATATGATAATTTTGCGCATAAAATTACCAGTAAAAATGAAATGACGGGTTTGGCAATTATTGGTGTATTTCTGCTCATTACAGCCTGTATTAATTTTGTAAATCTGGCAACTGCTCAGGCTGTTAGCAGGTCTAAGGAAATAGGTGTACGTAAAGTAATGGGAAGCAGGCGTCAGCAGCTGATGGCGCAGTTTCTGACAGAAACCCTTACGATCACAGTTTTTGCATTGCTTGTCGCCTGTGCGTTAACAGAAGCTGCATTACCCAGTATGACTGCTCTTTTCAGGGAAAAGATTGTATTTAGCCTGGTTGACCAGCCGGTGATTTTTGTTTTCATGATTGTGTTGGTTTTATTTGTGGGTTTTGTAGCAGGTTTTTACCCCGCTATGGTCATGTCCGGATTTGATCCGGTACTGGCAATCAAGAACAAAGTCAGTATTGGTAATAGTGGGGGCGGTGTCTTACGCAAAGTGCTGGTTGTGGTGCAATTTGCTATTACTATAATTCTGATTACAGGTACGCTTGTCATTCTCAAACAGATGAAATATATCAGAGAGAAGCCATTGGGATTTAATCCTTCGGCTATTGCTTTGGTGGATGTTCCGAGTGATAGTCTGAGCCAGTTGAAATATAACCTGTTAAAATCGAGAATATTGAGTGAACCGGGAGTGATAGCTGCAAGTTTCTGCAGTGATGCTCCTTCTTCTTCGGCCAATACTTATAGCAATTTTGCATTTGACGGAACAAAAGATGCCGATTTCCAGATAGGCCACAAGACCGTTGACGCTGATTATCTTAAAACCTTTGATCTGAAACTGATTGCGGGTAAGATGTACTCCAGAAATGATAGCCTGAATGAATATATCGTCAATGAGACCCTGTTGAAAAAACTAAATATCGTTCATCCTGAAGATGCTATCGGGAAAACGATCCGTCTGGGTGGAAATACTGTAGGTGCCCGGATTATCGGAGTAGTGAAGGATTTTAATAATTTAAGTCTCAAAGATGCAATCGCACCGCTTATGCTGATTAAAAGCAGTAAAACTTCCACAGCTCTCGCGGTGAAAATGGAGAGTAAAAGCATTCCGGGGGTGATGAGTAAGGTAGAAGCCATCTGGAATTCTGTGTATCCTGAACATGTATATGGTTCTGCTTTTATGGAAGATAATATCAATAAATATTATGAAAGTGAACGTGTCATGGGAACCCTGTTCAAAGTATTTGCTGCGGTTATCATTTTTATCTCCTTCATCGGGTTATTCGGGCTTATTTCTTTTGTGGCCACGCAAAGAACAAAAGAAGTAGCTATCCGTAAAGTATTAGGTGCAAGTACGCTGGAATTGGTTAATATGCTGAATTCATCCTTTATGATCCTGGTACTTTTAGCCAATCTGGTAGCCTGGCCGTTTGCTTATTTATTTATTGATAGATGGCTGTCCCGTTATGCTTACCGTATACAGTTAAGTGTCTGGCCTTTTGCTATAGCGCTGTTTATTTCTTTGAGTATCGCTTTACTGACGGTGAGTTTCCGGTCTTTTAGGGCTGCCAGAACAAATCCTGTAGATGCACTTAAAGGCGAGTAA
- a CDS encoding ABC transporter ATP-binding protein translates to MIQLQNIEKYYANKGLKSYVLRHVTTTIKQGEFVSIMGPSGAGKSTLLNILGMLEEPTYGTYEFMGENVVSLNERKRIELYRNHIGFVFQAYHLIDEMTVAENIEAPLLYKKIGSAERKSRVAEMLDRFNMVAKKDLFPNQLSGGQQQLVGIARALAAQPLIILADEPTGNLQSAQALQIMELFKKLNEEENITIIQVTHSEVNAGYGSRILHLLDGVISEDLQVVV, encoded by the coding sequence ATGATACAATTACAGAATATAGAAAAATACTATGCGAACAAAGGTCTGAAAAGCTATGTGCTCAGACATGTAACTACAACCATCAAACAGGGGGAGTTTGTTTCCATTATGGGCCCCTCGGGAGCCGGAAAATCAACATTGCTGAATATTTTGGGCATGCTCGAAGAACCTACTTATGGTACCTATGAATTTATGGGTGAAAATGTAGTTTCTCTGAATGAGCGCAAAAGGATAGAGCTTTACAGAAATCATATAGGTTTTGTTTTTCAGGCTTATCATCTGATTGATGAAATGACAGTTGCAGAGAACATCGAAGCGCCTTTATTATATAAAAAGATAGGAAGTGCAGAACGTAAAAGCCGGGTTGCTGAAATGCTTGACCGTTTCAATATGGTTGCCAAAAAAGATCTTTTTCCAAACCAGTTATCAGGTGGTCAGCAGCAGCTGGTAGGTATTGCAAGAGCTTTAGCTGCACAACCGCTGATTATACTGGCTGATGAACCTACCGGGAATTTACAATCAGCACAGGCCCTGCAAATCATGGAACTTTTTAAAAAACTCAATGAAGAAGAAAATATCACCATTATCCAGGTGACACATTCTGAAGTCAATGCAGGTTATGGTTCGCGGATTTTACATTTGCTTGATGGAGTAATCAGTGAGGATCTGCAGGTGGTAGTATAA
- a CDS encoding ABC transporter substrate-binding protein, translating into MRRQFTDQLDQTITINYPPKRIISVVPSQTELLFELGLNEEVVGLTKFCIHPQQQFKSKTKVGGTKKLNIELIRSLKPDLIIGNKEENTKEDIELLQKEFPVWMSDIFTLEDAMQTITQIAELVDRQPEAAYLNYLINAGFTDLQTLALEQGIDKTVAYLIWKGPYMLAGRNTFINDILVKNGLTNIIKADRYPEIELEELAALKPELVLLSSEPYPFREKHIEELKTAIPGAKVMLVDGEMFSWYGSRLVKAVQYLFQLQKELK; encoded by the coding sequence ATGCGACGTCAGTTTACCGATCAGCTTGATCAGACCATTACCATTAACTATCCGCCAAAGCGGATTATCTCTGTTGTACCCTCACAAACTGAATTGCTGTTCGAGCTGGGCCTGAATGAAGAAGTAGTCGGACTCACTAAATTCTGTATACATCCACAGCAGCAGTTTAAGTCTAAAACAAAAGTAGGAGGGACAAAAAAGTTAAACATTGAGCTGATCAGGAGTCTGAAGCCGGATTTGATTATCGGAAATAAAGAAGAAAACACGAAAGAAGATATCGAGCTGCTGCAAAAAGAGTTTCCGGTCTGGATGAGTGATATATTTACGCTCGAAGATGCGATGCAAACGATAACCCAGATTGCTGAACTGGTAGACCGGCAGCCTGAGGCTGCTTATCTGAATTATCTGATTAATGCCGGATTTACTGATCTGCAGACTCTGGCCCTGGAGCAGGGGATAGATAAAACAGTGGCTTACCTGATCTGGAAAGGCCCTTATATGCTTGCCGGAAGAAATACTTTTATTAATGATATACTGGTGAAAAACGGGCTGACTAATATCATCAAGGCTGACCGCTACCCGGAAATAGAACTGGAAGAGCTGGCAGCATTAAAACCTGAACTGGTATTATTGTCTTCAGAGCCCTATCCCTTCAGGGAAAAACATATAGAAGAGTTAAAAACAGCAATTCCCGGAGCTAAAGTGATGCTGGTTGACGGTGAAATGTTCTCGTGGTATGGCAGCAGGCTGGTCAAAGCTGTTCAGTATTTATTTCAATTACAAAAAGAATTAAAATAA
- a CDS encoding Fic family protein — translation MEELLKKYDSLVLEYNKTIVDSFSIEDFREYNEILFSAHNCAVEGNTFTVDETRELREQGINLKLQNRSLYEAYEILDHFKAYEFLFNDLEQPLTEELIKQTQKILTENTIRFSKGYEPGEYTDTQMAAGDTVFGDYKVNISRMPSLINSTQNAIEKAELHPLDISTRFHQFFIYLHPFPDGNGRTGRLISNFILAKFNQPHVIIGTVEKAAYIEALKQSARHQDTDILTVFFAETAINRMQKEMDQKKNLTQNFNMSFKPKKKE, via the coding sequence ATGGAGGAATTGCTTAAGAAATATGATTCACTGGTATTGGAATACAATAAAACAATTGTTGATAGTTTCAGTATTGAAGATTTCAGAGAATATAACGAGATTTTATTTTCAGCGCACAACTGCGCAGTAGAAGGCAATACTTTTACAGTTGATGAAACCCGTGAATTAAGAGAACAGGGGATCAATTTAAAATTGCAAAACCGGTCGCTTTATGAAGCTTATGAAATTCTTGACCATTTCAAAGCTTATGAATTTCTTTTTAACGATCTGGAGCAGCCACTTACAGAAGAACTGATCAAACAAACTCAGAAGATATTAACTGAAAACACAATCAGGTTTTCAAAGGGATACGAGCCAGGTGAATATACTGATACCCAAATGGCAGCCGGAGATACAGTTTTTGGTGATTATAAGGTTAATATCTCACGTATGCCATCGCTAATCAATTCCACGCAAAATGCAATTGAAAAAGCAGAACTTCACCCATTGGACATTAGTACTAGATTTCACCAGTTTTTTATCTATTTACATCCTTTCCCTGATGGGAATGGCAGAACCGGGCGATTGATCTCAAACTTTATACTAGCCAAATTTAATCAGCCTCATGTGATTATTGGCACAGTTGAAAAAGCTGCTTATATTGAAGCTTTAAAACAGTCTGCAAGACATCAGGATACGGATATTCTGACTGTTTTTTTTGCTGAAACGGCTATAAACAGAATGCAAAAGGAAATGGATCAGAAGAAAAACCTGACTCAGAACTTTAACATGAGCTTTAAACCGAAGAAAAAAGAATAA
- a CDS encoding cation diffusion facilitator family transporter, whose translation MIQSKRLITTISVISSAGLSALKFIVGIATGSLGLIAEGAHSLLDLFSTLITFVVVRVSALPPDENHPYGHERAESLGALGGMVLLAVTAIWILYHSISKIIWYPGAPEVTVWSFAIIIISLLVDFWRVRSLNEAAAHYNSPSLASDAEHFSNDLLGSLAVLAGLFVIFLSRYIALPIWLVNRIDAIAALGVAFAALKSFWNIGSQAVRSLMDNIPKELIPGLNKLIEEQKGVIPDTVKTKIRYVGNIPYAEVVIGINRELNFEKVHQLTDQIEKVLTKELGTDAVIIIHPEPKAAADEPYAVTVHAIADRLGLKIHNLHVYLVEQKIWLELDMEVSGQLNLAQAHVASEKLEKAIIKEFKSPVHIKVHLEPLNEKPYPAQIDYELKNEIQKITQSIDKDVILEDVLTTGYGIVLTLTLPLPDEMALVEVHSAMSAIERKIRAQVLDVAKIHIDPEPMSRQVAKGRTFNH comes from the coding sequence ATGATACAGAGTAAACGATTAATCACCACAATCTCCGTTATTTCCAGTGCAGGCTTATCAGCATTAAAATTTATTGTCGGAATAGCAACAGGAAGTCTGGGCTTAATTGCCGAAGGCGCACATTCCCTGTTAGACCTGTTTTCTACACTAATCACTTTTGTGGTTGTCCGTGTTTCTGCCCTTCCGCCAGATGAAAATCATCCTTATGGTCATGAAAGGGCAGAATCTTTAGGTGCTTTGGGCGGGATGGTTCTGCTTGCGGTAACTGCGATCTGGATCTTATACCACTCCATCTCAAAAATTATCTGGTATCCCGGAGCACCGGAGGTCACTGTCTGGTCTTTTGCCATTATTATAATCAGTTTGCTGGTCGATTTCTGGAGGGTCCGAAGTTTAAACGAGGCTGCTGCTCATTATAACAGTCCGTCACTGGCTTCAGATGCCGAGCATTTTAGTAACGATCTGCTGGGTTCATTAGCCGTGCTGGCAGGACTTTTTGTAATCTTTCTTTCCCGCTATATAGCGCTACCCATCTGGTTGGTAAACCGTATTGACGCGATTGCAGCATTGGGTGTCGCATTTGCCGCTTTAAAATCCTTCTGGAACATTGGTTCACAGGCTGTACGTTCTTTGATGGATAATATCCCTAAAGAACTTATACCCGGTTTAAATAAGCTGATAGAAGAACAGAAAGGAGTTATACCTGATACGGTGAAAACCAAGATCAGATATGTGGGTAATATTCCCTATGCAGAAGTGGTCATAGGGATTAACCGTGAACTTAATTTTGAAAAAGTTCATCAGTTGACTGATCAGATTGAAAAAGTGCTTACAAAAGAACTGGGTACTGATGCTGTTATCATTATACACCCGGAACCCAAAGCTGCTGCAGACGAACCATATGCTGTTACTGTTCATGCCATTGCTGATCGTTTAGGTTTAAAAATACATAATCTGCATGTATATCTGGTGGAACAAAAAATCTGGCTGGAGCTGGATATGGAGGTTTCCGGTCAGTTAAATCTTGCTCAGGCTCATGTAGCCTCCGAAAAACTGGAAAAGGCTATCATCAAAGAATTCAAATCACCAGTACATATCAAGGTGCATCTGGAGCCTTTAAATGAGAAACCCTATCCGGCACAGATCGATTATGAACTGAAAAATGAAATACAGAAAATCACTCAGTCAATTGATAAAGACGTGATACTGGAAGATGTTTTAACTACCGGCTACGGAATTGTTCTGACCCTGACTTTACCGCTTCCTGATGAGATGGCTCTGGTTGAAGTCCATTCTGCGATGTCAGCTATTGAACGTAAAATCCGTGCTCAGGTACTGGATGTTGCAAAGATTCATATCGATCCGGAACCGATGTCCAGGCAGGTAGCTAAAGGAAGGACCTTTAATCATTAA
- the tig gene encoding trigger factor, which yields MNITQEKIDNLNAVVKVKISPEDYTEKVDKTIKEQAKKSTLPGFRKGMVPAAHIKKMYGRSILVETINTLLSENLNKFLTENKVEILGQPVPVVDNTKDFKWDGTDAFEFDYEIGLAPAVEVNITAKDKFTQYNVKADDETLASRIKNIRRSYGKMTNPEVSADDDVLYAELAQLSPDGSVFEGGITNTGSIRLDQVKDKAILKSLIGLKKDAVLELDLQKALGNNEAVIAKLLNIGEPEAKELTSKFRVTVKNINRLEESELNQEFFDKIFGEGIVTDEAGFTAKITEEIEGMFKQDADRKLQNDMYTQLTENVKMDLPDEFLRKWLKATNEKLSDAELAEGYNDFAKNLKWTLIENKIIKDNSIEIKYEDVFQTAKQRLDAQFRMYSPAPMPEDQLSQYTATFLQEKDNANRIFEEVKAIKVFEYIQSVATLDQKDIAYNKFQELVESV from the coding sequence ATGAATATTACACAGGAAAAGATTGACAACTTAAATGCAGTTGTAAAGGTTAAAATTTCGCCTGAAGATTATACTGAAAAGGTCGATAAAACTATTAAAGAACAAGCGAAAAAATCTACCCTTCCAGGATTTCGTAAAGGAATGGTTCCTGCGGCACATATTAAGAAAATGTATGGTAGAAGTATCCTGGTTGAAACTATAAATACTTTATTGAGTGAAAACCTTAATAAATTTTTAACAGAAAATAAAGTTGAGATCCTTGGTCAGCCAGTTCCGGTTGTAGATAACACTAAAGATTTTAAATGGGATGGTACTGATGCTTTTGAGTTTGACTATGAAATTGGTTTAGCTCCGGCAGTTGAAGTTAACATCACCGCTAAAGATAAATTTACTCAATATAACGTAAAAGCTGACGATGAAACTTTGGCTTCACGTATCAAAAACATCCGTCGCAGCTATGGCAAAATGACAAACCCGGAAGTTTCGGCAGATGATGATGTACTTTATGCCGAATTAGCACAACTTTCTCCGGATGGTTCAGTTTTTGAAGGTGGAATTACCAATACTGGTTCTATCCGTTTAGATCAGGTTAAAGACAAAGCAATTTTAAAATCATTAATCGGTCTTAAAAAAGATGCTGTACTTGAACTGGATTTGCAGAAAGCATTAGGAAACAATGAAGCTGTTATCGCTAAATTGTTAAATATTGGTGAACCTGAGGCTAAGGAATTAACCTCTAAATTCAGAGTAACGGTTAAAAATATCAACCGTTTGGAAGAATCTGAATTGAACCAGGAGTTCTTTGATAAAATATTTGGTGAAGGTATCGTTACTGACGAAGCTGGTTTCACTGCAAAAATCACTGAAGAGATTGAAGGTATGTTCAAACAGGATGCTGATCGCAAACTGCAGAACGATATGTACACTCAGTTAACTGAAAATGTGAAAATGGATTTGCCGGATGAATTTTTACGTAAATGGTTAAAAGCTACCAACGAAAAATTATCTGATGCAGAACTGGCAGAAGGTTACAATGATTTTGCAAAAAACCTGAAATGGACTTTAATTGAAAACAAAATCATTAAAGACAACAGTATCGAAATTAAATACGAAGATGTATTCCAAACGGCTAAACAGCGTTTAGATGCTCAATTCAGAATGTATAGCCCGGCTCCGATGCCAGAAGATCAGTTGTCACAATACACAGCTACCTTCTTACAGGAAAAAGACAATGCAAACCGTATCTTCGAAGAAGTTAAAGCAATCAAAGTTTTTGAATACATTCAATCGGTTGCAACTTTAGACCAAAAAGATATAGCTTATAATAAATTTCAGGAGTTAGTTGAATCTGTATAA
- the clpP gene encoding ATP-dependent Clp endopeptidase proteolytic subunit ClpP → MNIDKDEFRKYAVKHHRINGLNVDRYIGHTNSSPKSMTPYIIEERQLNVAQMDVFSRLMMDRIIFLGDAIHDGNANIIQAQLLFLQSTDNNRDIQIYINSPGGSVYAGLGIYDTMQYITPDVATICTGMAASMGAVLLVAGAKGKRAALTHSRVMIHQPSGGAQGVASDMEINLREMLKLKKELYDIISNHSGQTYEWVEKASDRDYWMKADEAKSFGMIDEVLGSNKK, encoded by the coding sequence ATGAATATAGATAAAGACGAATTTAGAAAATACGCAGTTAAACATCACCGTATAAACGGCTTAAATGTTGATCGTTATATTGGTCATACAAATAGTTCACCAAAAAGCATGACACCATATATCATTGAAGAACGTCAGTTAAACGTTGCTCAGATGGATGTGTTCTCCCGCTTGATGATGGACAGAATTATCTTCCTGGGCGATGCTATCCATGATGGTAATGCAAATATCATTCAGGCACAATTACTGTTTTTACAGTCAACTGATAATAACAGAGATATCCAGATTTATATCAACTCACCAGGCGGATCTGTTTATGCTGGTTTAGGTATCTATGATACCATGCAGTATATCACTCCTGATGTAGCTACTATCTGTACAGGTATGGCAGCATCTATGGGTGCGGTTTTACTGGTTGCGGGTGCTAAAGGTAAACGTGCGGCATTAACTCATTCACGTGTAATGATCCACCAGCCTTCAGGAGGTGCACAGGGTGTAGCTTCAGATATGGAGATTAATCTGAGAGAAATGCTTAAATTGAAAAAAGAATTATATGACATCATTTCTAATCATTCAGGACAGACTTACGAGTGGGTTGAAAAAGCATCTGACCGTGACTACTGGATGAAAGCTGATGAAGCTAAAAGCTTTGGAATGATTGATGAGGTATTAGGCTCGAATAAAAAATAG